The window TACGGCCCGTACGTCGGTACGAGTGCCAGGTCTGGAGCGTCTCAGACCTGGACTGCGGGCTCTGGGCCCGGCTCTCGTCAGGGGGCGGGGGTCAGGCCCGGCCGGCCAGCTCGAAGCCCGCCTCGTCGACGGCGGCGCGTACGGCCTCGTCCTCAAGAGGGGCCGCGGAGACGACGGTGACCTCGCCGGTCTTGGCGACGGCCGTCACCGAACTGACGCCGGAGATCTCGGAGATCTCGCCGGAGACGGCGCCCTCGCAGTGTCCGCAGCTCATGCCGCTCACCTTGTAGACGGTGGTGACGGGGCCCGTGGTGTCGGTCTGGGCGGTCATGTCGTTACTCCTCGTCGAGGCATGTGGGGCTGTGGGGCCCCATGGGGACCCGCACACCTCCCCACTGTACCCCTAGGGGGTATCGGTCCGGGGTATCAGTGCGCGACGCCCTCGGCCAGGGGGCGCAGGTAGCGCAGCAGGACGTCCTTCAGCTCCTGGACGTACGCCTCCCGCTCGTCGCCCTCGTGGGCCAGGATCAGCTCCAGGCCCGCCATGTAGATGCCGACGCACATCCGGGCGGTGCGGGTGACGGCGGAGGCGGGCACGTCGGGCACGAACGGCGCGAGGATCGTCTCGACCCGGGCGACCAGGGTCGTGTGCAGCGCGTCGTGCTCCTCGGCGATGCGGCCCGGGATGTCGGGGCCGTGCATCAGCGCGAAGAAGGCCGGGTGGCGGCAGTTGAAGTCGATGAAGCGGTCGACCGTCCCGGCGATCACCTCGTCGATCGGCGTGGCCGCGGGGTCGATCGGGGTGAGGATCTCGTCGTACGACTGCCGCATCTCGTGCATGAGCCGCCCGCCCAGCTCGATCGCGAT of the Streptomyces koelreuteriae genome contains:
- a CDS encoding heavy-metal-associated domain-containing protein gives rise to the protein MTAQTDTTGPVTTVYKVSGMSCGHCEGAVSGEISEISGVSSVTAVAKTGEVTVVSAAPLEDEAVRAAVDEAGFELAGRA
- a CDS encoding TetR/AcrR family transcriptional regulator; the encoded protein is MTETAEDRPRRRQARGERRITQLLEAAATVFSTTGYTAASTNAIAREAGVSPGTLYQFFPNKEAIAIELGGRLMHEMRQSYDEILTPIDPAATPIDEVIAGTVDRFIDFNCRHPAFFALMHGPDIPGRIAEEHDALHTTLVARVETILAPFVPDVPASAVTRTARMCVGIYMAGLELILAHEGDEREAYVQELKDVLLRYLRPLAEGVAH